In one Thunnus maccoyii chromosome 12, fThuMac1.1, whole genome shotgun sequence genomic region, the following are encoded:
- the cdc20 gene encoding cell division cycle protein 20 homolog, which translates to MAQFGFENDIHSILKLDMPITNAPMARWQRKASSSNSTALTPGKSANVSLSSSKTPTKTPGKNKKQTPSKMGGDRFIPIRNSKQMDVASFLLTKENEPVDTNNTAGTSESQKAWSMSLNGYNIEDAKILHLGGKPLNAPEGYQNNLKVLYSQVTTPASSKKTRYISSTPDRILDAPQLRNDFYLNLLDWSSRNVLAVALHNSVYLWDATQGDIILLMKLDSEEDYICSVSWTKEGSYLAIGTSDCKVQLWDVENLKRLRSMSSHTARVGSLSWNDHILSSGSRSGHIHHHDVRVADHHIFSLTGHSQEVCGLKWSPDGRYLASGGNDNLVCVWPRVQEGSVSNESQSVRCWSEHQGAVKALAWCPWQPNILASGGGTSDRHIRIWNVNSGSCITSLDTQSQISSLVFAPNYKELVSAHGYAHNNVTIWKYPSLTKVTELNGHEDRVLSLTLSPDGSTVATVAGDETIRLWKSFEVDPVKKKAKERAVSSSVIHQSIR; encoded by the exons ATGGCGCAGTTTGGGTTTGAGAACGACATCCACAGTATCTTGAAGCTGGATATGCCCATCACAAACGCTCCCATGGCGAGGTGGCAGAGAAAAGCCAGCTCATCAAACTCAACCGCACTGACGCCTGGAAAAAGTGCTAATGTGTCGCTGAGTTCATCCAAAACACCCACCAAAACACCAG gcaaaaataaaaaacaaacgcCCTCTAAGATGGGAGGTGACCGTTTCATTCCCATCAGAAACAGCAAACAGATGGATGTGGCAAGTTTCCTGCTCACAAAGGAGAATGAGCCAGTGgacacaaacaacacagcagGAACATCA gaaaGCCAGAAAGCCTGGTCCATGTCACTGAATGGATACAACATTGAAGATGCAAAGATCTTGCATCTTGGTGGGAAGCCACTGAATGCTCCAGAAG GATATCAGAACAACTTGAAAGTCCTCTACAGTCAGGTTACAACTCCAGCCTCCTCCAAAAAGACAAGATATATATCTTCAACTCCTGACAGAATCTTGGACGCTCCGCAGCTTCGAAATGATTTCT ATTTGAATCTGCTTGATTGGAGCAGTCGAAATGTTCTCGCTGTTGCTCTTCACAACAGTGTGTACCTGTGGGATGCCACTCAAGGAGACATCATTCTTCTCATGAAGCTGGACTCTGAGGAGGACTACATCTGCTCAGTGTCCTGGACCAAAGAAGGAAGCTACCTTGCTATTGGCACCAGTGACTGCAAAGTTCAG TTGTGGGATGTTGAGAATTTGAAGCGTCTACGCAGCATGTCCAGCCACACTGCTAGAGTTGGTAGCCTGAGCTGGAATGACCATATCCTTTCCAG TGGCTCCAGATCAGGACATATCCACCATCATGATGTGAGGGTGGCAGACCATCACATCTTTTCGCTGACTGGTCACTCGCAGGAGGTGTGTGGGTTGAAGTGGTCCCCAGATGGGCGATACCTGGCCAGCGGGGGCAATGACAACTTGGTGTGTGTATGGCCCCGCGTGCAGGAGGGCAGCGTCAGCAACGAAAGCCAGTCAGTCCGCTGCTGGAGTGAACATCAAGGAGCTGTCAAG GCTTTGGCCTGGTGTCCATGGCAGCCAAACATCCTTGCATCTGGAGGTGGTACTAGTGACCGTCACATCCGCATCTGGAATGTAAACAGCGGCTCCTGCATCACCTCACTTGACACTCAGTCTCAG ATCTCCTCCTTGGTGTTTGCACCAAACTACAAGGAGCTGGTTTCTGCTCATGGATATGCCCACAACAATGTCACTATCTGGAAGTACCCTTCTCTAACCAAAGTCACAGAACTCAATG gcCATGAAGACAGAGTTCTCAGTTTGACTCTGAGCCCAGACGGCTCTACTGTCGCCACTGTTGCTGGAGATGAGACAATTCGTCTGTGGAAGAGCTTCGAAGTGGACCCTGTTAAGAAGAAGGCCAAAGAGAGGGCAGTGTCTAGCAGTGTCATTCATCAGTCCATCAGATGA
- the LOC121908779 gene encoding uncharacterized protein LOC121908779, with amino-acid sequence MHPTGIFVLMLCHLSGAIPVPVDTVIIQVQQWGVVGDQRVVEQVLLNGVPFIGRSKEVSIIQTISPDAFLSTLTSLNQIAVLRNHTVLWSRECILEGSQLLWTDRVLYDGEVYLTLDHNDTWTAHLTQALAFKALWDQEEQHTRTERIRLQEGCIKLMRELRLSGDQSVPGFHFPRFLIPVLALLAFIGLIIISLFLYKKQGMRHPGGVIGSVIHYPTDMAEVPPEKKGSGYQAL; translated from the exons ATGCATCCTACTGGCAtttttgtgttaatgttgtgCCACTTGTCAGGAGCTATCCCGGTTCCAGTAG ATACAGTCATAATTCAGGTTCAGCAGTGGGGAGTGGTGGGGGACCAGCGGGTCGTGGAGCAGGTCCTTCTCAATGGAGTCCCTTTTATTGGCAGAAGCAAGGAAGTCAGCATTATCCAGACCATATCACCTGATGCATTCCTTTCAACACTCACAAGTCTCAACCAGATTGCAGTACTGA GAAACCACACTGTCCTTTGGTCTCGTGAGTGCATACTGGAGGGGTCTCAGCTGCTCTGGACTGACCGTGTGCTCTATGATGGAGAGGTCTACCTGACTCTGGATCACAATGATACCTGGACAGCCCACTTAACACAAGCACTGGCCTTCAAAGCTCTGTGGGACCAGGAAGAGCAGCACACAAGGACTGAGAGGATCCGCCTTCAGGAGGGATGCATCAAGCTGATGAGAGAATTAAGGCTTTCTGGGGATCAGTCAG TTCCAGGTTTTCATTTTCCCCGGTTTCTGATCCCAGTCTTGGCACTGCTGGCCTTTATCGGACTTATCATAATCAGCCTCTTCCTCTACAAAAAACAGG GTATGCGGCACCCTGGAG GTGTAATCGGCTCAGTTATACATTACCCTACAGACATGGCAGAAGTGCCTCCAGAGAAAAAAGGCAGTGGGTACCAGGCATTGTAA
- the ppp1r7 gene encoding protein phosphatase 1 regulatory subunit 7: MASQSIGDLQEMEVDRRGESEESGDDETRRKSINGDVDTNQPTTTGKEESPVDMDTITLDPEEEDVDLVHCRIGKIEGLEVLQKAKTLSLRQNLIKKIENLDSLIALRELDLYDNQIRKVENLRHLTELEQLDVSFNLIRKVEGLEQLTQLKKLFLLHNKISSIANLEHLTGLEMLELGSNRIRVIENLDTLTSLQSLFLGTNKITMLQNLEGLHNLTVLSIQSNRITKIEGLQNLVNLRELYLSHNGIEVIEGLENNKKLTTLDIAANRVKKIENISHLTELQEFWMNDNQIDNWSDLDELKNAKSLETVYLERNPLQKDPQYRRKIMLALPSVRQIDATFIRF; this comes from the exons ATGGCTTCCCAGTCTATTGGAGATCTTCAAGAAATGGAAG TGGACCGAAGGGGTGAGTCTGAGGAGTCTGGTGATGATGAGACCAGGAGGAAGAGTATCAATGGCGACGTGGACACCAATCAGCCTACTACCACAG GTAAAGAAGAGTCTCCTGTTGACATGGACACCATAACCTTGGACCCAGAGGAAGAA GATGTTGATCTTGTTCATTGTCGTATCGGAAAGATTGAAGGACTGGAGGTGCTACAGAAGGCTAAA ACACTCTCCTTACGACAGAATCTCATCAAAAAGATAGAAAACCTTGACAGTTTGATCGCACTGCGGGAACTAGATCTCTATGACAACCAGATTCGCAAAGTGGAGAACCTGCGGCACCTCACAGAGTTGGA GCAGCTCGACGTGTCCTTCAACCTCATAAGGAAGGTGGAGGGTTTAGAGCAGTTGACTCAGCTGAAGAAACTCTTTCTGCTTCACAACAAAATTAGCAGCATTGCCAACCTGGAACACCTCACAGGCTTGGAGATGCTGGAGCTGGGCTCGAACCGCATCCGG GTCATTGAGAACCTGGATACACTCACGTCTTTGCAAAGTTTATTCCTCGGCACCAATAAAATAACTATGCTTCAGAACCTGGAGGGTTTACACAATCTGACTGTTTTAAGCATTCAG AGTAACCGGATTACTAAAATTGAGGGTCTACAGAACCTCGTCAACCTGAGAGAGCTCTATCTGAGTCACAATGGCATTGAGGTCATCGAGGGCTTGGAAAACAAT AAAAAGCTTACAACCCTGGACATTGCAGCTAATCGAGtaaagaaaattgaaaacatCAGCCATCTGACAGAGTTGCAGGAGTTCTGG ATGAATGACAATCAGATAGATAACTGGTCAGACCTTGATGAGTTGAAGAACGCCAAGTCTCTGGAGACGGTCTACCTGGAAAGAAACCCACTACAGAAGGATCCACAGTACCGGCGAAAGATCATGCTGGCACTGCCCAGCGTACGCCAGATCGATGCCACCTTCATCCGCTTCTAA
- the LOC121907931 gene encoding uncharacterized protein LOC121907931 isoform X4, producing MQETAVIIQVQQWGVVGDQRVVEQVLLNGVPFIGTSKEVSSIIQTISLDAFLSTLTSLNQIAVLRNHTVLRSRECILEGSQLLWTDRMLYDGEVYLTLDHNDTWTAHLTQALAFKALWDQEEQHTRTERIRLQEGCIKLMRELRLSGDQSVPGFHFPRFLIPVLALLAFIGLIIISLFLYKKQGMRHPGGVIGSIIHYPANTTEPP from the exons atgcaggagacagCAG TCATAATTCAGGTTCAGCAGTGGGGAGTGGTGGGGGACCAGCGGGTCGTGGAGCAGGTCCTTCTCAATGGAGTCCCTTTTATTGGCACAAGCAAGGAAGTCAGCAGCATTATCCAGACCATATCACTTGATGCATTCCTTTCAACACTCACAAGTCTCAACCAGATTGCAGTACTGA GAAACCACACTGTCCTTCGGTCTCGTGAGTGCATACTGGAGGGGTCTCAGCTGCTCTGGACTGACCGTATGCTCTATGATGGAGAGGTCTACCTGACTCTGGATCACAATGATACCTGGACAGCCCACTTAACACAAGCACTGGCCTTCAAAGCTCTGTGGGACCAGGAAGAGCAGCACACAAGGACTGAGAGGATCCGCCTTCAGGAGGGATGCATCAAGCTGATGAGAGAATTAAGGCTTTCTGGGGATCAGTCAG TTCCAGGTTTTCATTTTCCCCGGTTTCTGATCCCAGTCTTGGCGCTGCTGGCCTTTATCGGACTTATCATAATCAGCCTCTTCCTCTACAAAAAACAGG GCATGCGGCACCCTGGAG GTGTTATTGGCTCAATTATACATTACCCTGCGAACACGACAGAGCCTCCCTAG
- the LOC121907931 gene encoding uncharacterized protein LOC121907931 isoform X3: MQETADTVIIQVQQWGVVGDQRVVEQVLLNGVPFIGTSKEVSSIIQTISLDAFLSTLTSLNQIAVLRNHTVLRSRECILEGSQLLWTDRMLYDGEVYLTLDHNDTWTAHLTQALAFKALWDQEEQHTRTERIRLQEGCIKLMRELRLSGDQSVPGFHFPRFLIPVLALLAFIGLIIISLFLYKKQGMRHPGGVIGSIIHYPANTTEPP, translated from the exons atgcaggagacagCAG ATACAGTCATAATTCAGGTTCAGCAGTGGGGAGTGGTGGGGGACCAGCGGGTCGTGGAGCAGGTCCTTCTCAATGGAGTCCCTTTTATTGGCACAAGCAAGGAAGTCAGCAGCATTATCCAGACCATATCACTTGATGCATTCCTTTCAACACTCACAAGTCTCAACCAGATTGCAGTACTGA GAAACCACACTGTCCTTCGGTCTCGTGAGTGCATACTGGAGGGGTCTCAGCTGCTCTGGACTGACCGTATGCTCTATGATGGAGAGGTCTACCTGACTCTGGATCACAATGATACCTGGACAGCCCACTTAACACAAGCACTGGCCTTCAAAGCTCTGTGGGACCAGGAAGAGCAGCACACAAGGACTGAGAGGATCCGCCTTCAGGAGGGATGCATCAAGCTGATGAGAGAATTAAGGCTTTCTGGGGATCAGTCAG TTCCAGGTTTTCATTTTCCCCGGTTTCTGATCCCAGTCTTGGCGCTGCTGGCCTTTATCGGACTTATCATAATCAGCCTCTTCCTCTACAAAAAACAGG GCATGCGGCACCCTGGAG GTGTTATTGGCTCAATTATACATTACCCTGCGAACACGACAGAGCCTCCCTAG
- the LOC121907931 gene encoding uncharacterized protein LOC121907931 isoform X2, with the protein MHLSGIFVLMLCHLSGAVSTPVVIIQVQQWGVVGDQRVVEQVLLNGVPFIGTSKEVSSIIQTISLDAFLSTLTSLNQIAVLRNHTVLRSRECILEGSQLLWTDRMLYDGEVYLTLDHNDTWTAHLTQALAFKALWDQEEQHTRTERIRLQEGCIKLMRELRLSGDQSVPGFHFPRFLIPVLALLAFIGLIIISLFLYKKQGMRHPGGVIGSIIHYPANTTEPP; encoded by the exons ATGCATCTTTCTGGCAtttttgtgttaatgttgtgCCACTTGTCAGGAGCTGTCTCGACCCCAGTAG TCATAATTCAGGTTCAGCAGTGGGGAGTGGTGGGGGACCAGCGGGTCGTGGAGCAGGTCCTTCTCAATGGAGTCCCTTTTATTGGCACAAGCAAGGAAGTCAGCAGCATTATCCAGACCATATCACTTGATGCATTCCTTTCAACACTCACAAGTCTCAACCAGATTGCAGTACTGA GAAACCACACTGTCCTTCGGTCTCGTGAGTGCATACTGGAGGGGTCTCAGCTGCTCTGGACTGACCGTATGCTCTATGATGGAGAGGTCTACCTGACTCTGGATCACAATGATACCTGGACAGCCCACTTAACACAAGCACTGGCCTTCAAAGCTCTGTGGGACCAGGAAGAGCAGCACACAAGGACTGAGAGGATCCGCCTTCAGGAGGGATGCATCAAGCTGATGAGAGAATTAAGGCTTTCTGGGGATCAGTCAG TTCCAGGTTTTCATTTTCCCCGGTTTCTGATCCCAGTCTTGGCGCTGCTGGCCTTTATCGGACTTATCATAATCAGCCTCTTCCTCTACAAAAAACAGG GCATGCGGCACCCTGGAG GTGTTATTGGCTCAATTATACATTACCCTGCGAACACGACAGAGCCTCCCTAG
- the LOC121909178 gene encoding stonustoxin subunit beta-like translates to MCILCFCRLSGCLITEDGCASLASALSSNPSHLRELDLSYNHPGHSGEKLLSAQLEDPQWRLDTLKVQSAGVQWLTPGLRKYFYELTLDPNTVNRNLKLSDNNRKMTCVKEDRSYPDHPDRFDFWSQLLCTNVLTGRCYWEVEWKGGVYISVNYRGISRKEDSDDCKF, encoded by the exons atgtgtattttgtgtttttgcaggctgtcaggatgtctgatcacagaggatggctgtgcttctctggcctcagctctgagctccaacccctcccatctgagagagctggacctgagctacaatcatccaggacACTCAGGAGAGAAGCTGTTGTCTGCTCAACTGGAGGATCCACAATGGAGACTGGACACTCTCAA GGTGCAGTCTGCTGGAGTCCAATGGTTGACACCAGGTCTgaggaagt atttctatgaactcacactggatccaaacacagtaaacagaaatctcaaactgtctgacaacaacaggaagatGACATGTGTGAAGGAGGATCGGTCATATCCTGAtcacccagacagatttgaCTTCTGGTCTCAGCTGCTGTGTACAAATGTtctgactggtcgctgttactgggaaGTTGAGTGGAAAGGAGGGGTTTACATATCAGTGAATTACAGAGGAATCAGCAGGAAAGAAGACAGTGATGACTGCAAGTTTTGA
- the LOC121907931 gene encoding uncharacterized protein LOC121907931 isoform X1, which produces MHLSGIFVLMLCHLSGAVSTPVDTVIIQVQQWGVVGDQRVVEQVLLNGVPFIGTSKEVSSIIQTISLDAFLSTLTSLNQIAVLRNHTVLRSRECILEGSQLLWTDRMLYDGEVYLTLDHNDTWTAHLTQALAFKALWDQEEQHTRTERIRLQEGCIKLMRELRLSGDQSVPGFHFPRFLIPVLALLAFIGLIIISLFLYKKQGMRHPGGVIGSIIHYPANTTEPP; this is translated from the exons ATGCATCTTTCTGGCAtttttgtgttaatgttgtgCCACTTGTCAGGAGCTGTCTCGACCCCAGTAG ATACAGTCATAATTCAGGTTCAGCAGTGGGGAGTGGTGGGGGACCAGCGGGTCGTGGAGCAGGTCCTTCTCAATGGAGTCCCTTTTATTGGCACAAGCAAGGAAGTCAGCAGCATTATCCAGACCATATCACTTGATGCATTCCTTTCAACACTCACAAGTCTCAACCAGATTGCAGTACTGA GAAACCACACTGTCCTTCGGTCTCGTGAGTGCATACTGGAGGGGTCTCAGCTGCTCTGGACTGACCGTATGCTCTATGATGGAGAGGTCTACCTGACTCTGGATCACAATGATACCTGGACAGCCCACTTAACACAAGCACTGGCCTTCAAAGCTCTGTGGGACCAGGAAGAGCAGCACACAAGGACTGAGAGGATCCGCCTTCAGGAGGGATGCATCAAGCTGATGAGAGAATTAAGGCTTTCTGGGGATCAGTCAG TTCCAGGTTTTCATTTTCCCCGGTTTCTGATCCCAGTCTTGGCGCTGCTGGCCTTTATCGGACTTATCATAATCAGCCTCTTCCTCTACAAAAAACAGG GCATGCGGCACCCTGGAG GTGTTATTGGCTCAATTATACATTACCCTGCGAACACGACAGAGCCTCCCTAG